In the genome of Meles meles chromosome 4, mMelMel3.1 paternal haplotype, whole genome shotgun sequence, one region contains:
- the LOC123940947 gene encoding ribosomal biogenesis factor-like isoform X2, whose protein sequence is MAKNKLRGQKSRNVFHIASQKYFKTKNKAKPVITNLKKINTVSDEKVNRVNKAFIDTQRELPHFSKGLSLEPLQKQLIPQQKKENEPVNVDEATRLVAQL, encoded by the exons ATGGCCAAGAACAAACTCAGAGGGCAGAAGTCCAGGAATGTATTTCATATAGCcagccaaaaatattttaagactaaaaacaaagcaaaaccagttATCACTAATCTTAAGAAGATAAACACTGTGAGTGATGAAAAAGTTAACAGAGTGAATAAAGCTTTTATAGATACACAAAGGGAACTTCCACATTTCTCAAAAGGCCTTTCCCTTGAACCTCTACAGAAACAGCTGATTCCTCAGC aaaaaaaagaaaatgagccagTTAATGTTGATGAAGCAACAAGATTAGTGGCTCAGCTATAA
- the LOC123940947 gene encoding ribosomal biogenesis factor-like isoform X1 translates to MAKNKLRGQKSRNVFHIASQKYFKTKNKAKPVITNLKKINTKKKKENEPVNVDEATRLVAQL, encoded by the exons ATGGCCAAGAACAAACTCAGAGGGCAGAAGTCCAGGAATGTATTTCATATAGCcagccaaaaatattttaagactaaaaacaaagcaaaaccagttATCACTAATCTTAAGAAGATAAACACT aaaaaaaaaaaagaaaatgagccagTTAATGTTGATGAAGCAACAAGATTAGTGGCTCAGCTATAA